One window from the genome of Malus domestica chromosome 01, GDT2T_hap1 encodes:
- the LOC103415151 gene encoding probable mannitol dehydrogenase, which produces MVMSAEREHPKKAFGWAARDSSGIFSPFKFSRRETGEKDVMFKVLYCGICHSDLHMAKNDWGISTYPLVPGHEIVGVVTDVGSKVQKFNVGDKVGVGSMVGSCTSCENCTNNLENYCPEWIITFGAKYYDGTPTYGGYSDIMVANEHFVVRIPETLPLDGAAPLLCAGITTYSPLRYFGLDKPGMHVGVVGLGGLGHVAVKFAKAMGVKVTVISTSPNKKDEAIEHLCADSFLVSHDEDQMQAAMGTLDGIIDTVSAVHPLLPLIGLLKSHGKLVMVGAQEKPLELPVFPLLVGRKIVAGSGIGGMKETQEMIDFAAKHSITADIEVIPMDYVNIAMERLLKGDVRYRFVIDIGNTLKSTL; this is translated from the exons ATGGTGATGTCTGCAGAAAGAGAACATCCCAAGAAAGCCTTTGGTTGGGCTGCCAGGGATTCATCTGGCATTTTCTCTCCCTTCAAATTCTCAAGAAG AGAAACGGGCGAGAAAGATGTGATGTTCAAAGTGTTATACTGTGGGATATGTCATTCGGACCTTCACATGGCCAAGAACGACTGGGGAATTTCTACCTATCCATTGGTTCCCGG ACATGAAATTGTTGGTGTAGTGACAGATGTAGGGAGCAAAGTACAAAAATTCAATGTCGGAGACAAGGTAGGTGTTGGAAGCATGGTGGGATCATGTACATCTTGTGAAAATTGTACCAACAATCTTGAAAATTACTGCCCCGAATGGATAATCACTTTTGGTGCCAAGTACTACGACGGAACCCCCACATATGGAGGTTACTCTGACATCATGGTCGCCAATGAGCACTTTGTAGTCCGTATCCCAGAAACCCTTCCCCTTGATGGAGCGGCTCCTCTCCTATGTGCGGGGATTACAACTTACAGCCCTTTGAGATATTTCGGACTTGACAAACCCGGTATGCATGTGGGTGTGGTGGGTTTAGGCGGTCTAGGCCATGTGGCTGTCAAGTTTGCTAAGGCTATGGGGGTTAAGGTGACTGTCATCAGTACCTCCCCTAATAAGAAGGATGAAGCAATTGAACATCTCTGTGCTGATTCGTTTTTGGTCAGCCACGATGAAGATCAAATGCAG GCTGCCATGGGCACATTGGATGGTATCATTGACACGGTTTCTGCAGTCCACCCTCTATTGCCTTTGATTGGTTTGTTGAAGTCTCACGGAAAGCTAGTGATGGTTGGAGCACAAGAGAAGCCTCTTGAGCTTCCAGTTTTTCCTTTGCTCGTGG GAAGGAAGATAGTAGCTGGGAGTGGCATTGGGGGCATGAAGGAGACGCAAGAGATGATTGATTTCGCAGCCAAGCACAGCATAACAGCTGATATTGAGGTTATCCCAATGGATTATGTGAACATTGCCATGGAGCGCCTTCTTAAAGGAGATGTCAGATATCGATTTGTCATCGATATTGGAAACACATTGAAGTCTACCTTGTAG